The sequence below is a genomic window from Sorangiineae bacterium MSr12523.
CCTGACGGTGTTGGCGGCGGCGGCCGGGGTTTTCTGCGCGCACAAGGCCCACGCCGGGATCTCGGAGACCACGCTCCAACTCGGGCGCGACATGATGCCGCTGTCCGAGTACATCAAGGAGCCGACGGCCATGACGCTGAACGGCGAGCGCATGACCCTGGGAACCGGCACGAGCAAGAAGAGCGTGCACGACGTGCTCGATGCCTACGAAACGTACTGCCGGAGCAGCGAAGGGAGCCTCGGCAAGGAGTGGGCGGATCTGGCGGCGCAGTCGCCCGACAAGCTGAACGTGAAGTCGCGTCTGGGCGGCTCCTTCGACATGGGCGTCTACCGCTCCGAAAAGACGGACGAGGGTGCGGTCCTTTGCTTCATGCGCGGGCAGAACTCGTCCAAGACGATGATGGAGTCGCTGCAGATGTTCGAGCAGACCAAGGATCTGGGGTCGCTCGGCAAGATGCGCTACGTCTACGTGAAAGACGCCGGCGGCGGGCGCGCGCGCGTCTTCACGGCGTGGACGGACGATCGCTTCCGCATCGATTCGTTCGCGCCCGAAGGCACCGCCGATGCGGCCGGCTCGGATCCGGTGGGCATTCCGCGTCCGCCGCAATCGCAGCGGCTGATGTCCGCGCAGATCGCGGGCTCTCCGTTCGGCGCGCACGTGTACCGCAGCGCGCAGAGCGAAGATCAGGTGCGTGCGTTCTACGATGCGGAGATGAGCAAGGCGGGCTGGACGCCCATCGGCTGGGGCGAGAACAACGACATCGATCAGGCCAAGCACCGCATTTACATGAAAGGCGGCATCCAGATCGTCCTTGCGAATGGTCGGGACGAAGATGGTACGCTCGTATCCTTGGGCGAGCTTGGTGCCCGCCCCGAGGAATTCACGCCGCCGTACGAGGAGAAATGAAGTCGAAATCGAGATTCTTCGCCACGCTCGCCATCGCTTCCATCCTATCGACGATGGCCCTCGCCACGACCGCGCCCGACGCAAGCGCGTTGCCCAAGCGCGACCAGTGCATCAAGGCGTGTATGGACAAGCAGGAGGGCGCAGTCAAAAAGTGTCAAGGCGGCGACTGCCGCAAAGACTGCCCTCCCGAGGACAAGAAGCCCAGCGAAGCGTGCGCCGCGTGCATGAAGCCGTGCATCATGCCGAAAATCAAAGAGATGAACGAGTGCGTCCAAAAGTGTCCGAGCTGACGCCGTCGTAAGCGCTGAAGAAGGTGATCGCCAGGATCGCCAAGAAGATTCGCCAGGATCGCCAGCTGAACCAACAATAAAACCCTAATTTTTGGGGTTTATGGTTGGTTCACTTGGCGATCCTGGCGAATCTTTTTTGGCGATCCTGGCGGTTTCCTCTTCTTTGCCGTTACACGGCGGGGGCCATGGTGGTGAGGCCGGCGTCTTTGATGAGGGCGAGGTCGGCTTCTTCCTCGGGGTTCGAGGTGGTGAGGAGCTTCTCGCCGTAGAAGATCGAGTTGGCGCCCGCGAGCATGCACAGGAGCTGGGCCTCGCGTGAGAGGGATTCGCGGCCTGCGGAGAGGCGCACGCGGGTGCGGGGCATCAGGATGCGGGCGATGGCGATCATGCGCACCATGTCGAGCGGGTCGACGGGGGGGCGATCGGCCAGCGGGGTGCCTTCGACGGGGACGAGCGCGTTGATGGGGACGCTCTCGGGCTGCGGCTCGAGGTTGGCGAGCGTGCGGAGCATCTCGCAGCGGTCGTCGATGCTTTCGCCCATGCCGATGATGCCGCCCGAGCACACCGTGATGCCGGCTTGCCGAACGTTCTGCAAGGTGCGGAGGCGATCATCGAAGGTGCGCGTGCTGATGATCGAGCGGTAGTGCTCGCGGCTCGTGTCCAAGTTGTGGTTGTACGCGTCGAGGCCCGCGTCTTTGAGCTTCTGCGCCTGCGACTCCGTGAGCATGCCCAGGGTCACGCAGGCCTCGAGGCCCAGGCCCTTGACCTCGCGCACCATCTCCAGAACGCGGTCGAAGGCCGGACCGTCTTTGACCTCGCGCCAGGCGGCGCCCATGCAGAACCGCGTGGAGCCGAGCTCCTTGGCGCGACGGGCGCTCGCGCGGACTTGCTCGATGTCGAGCATCTTCTCGGCGCCGACGGGGGTGTCGTAATGGCTCGACTGCGGGCAGTACGAGCAATTCTCGGGGCAGCCGCCCGTTTTGACGCTGAGCAACGTGCAGAGCTGCACCTCGTTGTCGGCGTGGTGCGCGCGATGAACGGCACGCGCTTCGTCGAGCAACAGGAACAACGGGCGATCGTACAAGGAGCGAACGTGGGCGCGGGTAAACGGGGCGGACGACATTGGAGGCACCATAGCAGGACCAAGACGGGCCTTGGAGTCTTCACGAGCGGGTCCGCTGTCGGTACTTTCTCCATGTGGCTCCTCCCGAGACAGCAGACTCATCTCGCACGGTGCTCGTCGCCGACGACTCGCCCGTGGTGCGCGCGGCCTTGCGAAAGGCGCTGGCGGCGGCGGGGTTCGCAGCACTCGAGGCGGGATCCGTCGAGGAGGCCTGCACCGTCGACGCATCGCGGCTCTTCGCCGCCGTGTTGGATCTCGATCTCGGCGATGGCACGGGACTCGATGTGGCAAAGGCGCTTTCGGCGGTGCGGCCTTCGCTGCCGTACGTCTTTTTCAGCAGCGGCGACGATCCTCTGCTCACCGCCGCGGCGCGGAGCCAGGCCCACGTGTTCATCAAGCCGCGGGAGCTCGATCGCGTGGTGGCCTGGCTTCAGGCTTTGTAGCGCTCAGGGCGGAGGCGGCGGGCAGCCGTAATCCGCGAGCATGCGCAAGGTGCGGACGGCCGCCTGCGTGACGGCTTTCGGCCTTTGCCCTTGCGCCGCCAGTGCGGACAGCTTGTCGCAGCCCGCGCGCAGCTCCAGGGCATCCTCCGGATCGACCGCGCGACGCGGGCGCGCGGCCAGGGCGCTCGCCGACTCGAGCGCGAGCGCCGCCTCCTTCTCGTTGGTGCCGGCGCCCACGTCCGCGAGCCACGGAAGCCCAGCCCATCCATCGGCGTACGCCAGGGCGCGCAGGGCGGTCTCACGCCACTCGGCATTCGCCGAGCCGCGCTCCACCAGGCCGAGTGCCCCCTCTTTGCGGGCGAGGCGCGCGAGCTCGTCGGCCTCCCCTTCCCTCGCCCGCGCCCACTGAGCATCGAGCTGCTCGGACGAGGCGCCCGGCGGCGCGGGCGCGGCTCCATCGACCGCGCCTGGGGTGCTCGAGGAAGGCGTTCCCGCCGTCGAGGTTCGTCCTCGCCCGCACGCCGTCGCCGAAAAGACGAGCGCGACCAGAAGGAACAGCCGCTTCACGCCGTGAACAGCTCCAACGTGCGGCGCCCCGCCTTGCGGTCCTCGTCGAGGCGCTTGTTGAACTCCTCGACGGCGCGGTTGATGTGCATCGAGCAGAACTTCGGCCCGCACATCGAGCAGAACTCGGCGCTCTTGAAGTACTCGTCCGGCAAGGTCTCGTCGTGGAGCGCCTGCGCGTGCTCGGGATCGATGGAGAGGCGGAACTGCTCCTTCCAATCGAAGGCGTAACGGGCGCGCGAGAGCGCGTCGTCGCGATCGCGTGCACCCGGACGGTGGCGCGCGATGTCGGCCGCGTGGGCGGCAATCTTGTAGGCGATGAGGCCCTGCTTCACGTCCTCCTCGTCGGGCAGACCGAGGTGCTCTTTCGGGGTGACATAGCAGAGCATCGCCGCGCCGGCGGTGCCGGCCATGGTGGCGCCGATGCAGCTCGTGATGTGGTCGTAGCCCGGCGCGATGTCCGTGACGAGCGGCCCGAGCACGTAGAACGGAGCCTCGTGGCAAAGCTCCATCTCCTTTTTGACGTTCATCTCGATCTGATCGAAGGGCACGTGGCCCGGGCCCTCGATCATGACCTGCACGTCCTTCTCCCAGGCGCGCTGGGTGAGCTCCCCGAGCGTCTTCAGCTCGGCGAACTGCGCGGCGTCGCTGGCGTCGGCCAAGCAACCGGGGCGCAGGCCGTCGCCGGCGCTGATGGTGACGTCGTACTTGCGGCAGATCTCCAGGACCTTGTCCCAGTGCGTGTAGAAGGGATTCTGCTTGTGGTGCTCGAGCATCCACTGCGCCATGATGGATCCACCGCGCGAGACGATGCCGGTGATGCGGTTGCGCACCAACTCGAGGTACTGCGCGAGCACGCCCGCGTGGATGGTGAAGTAGTCGACGCCCTGCTGCGCCTGGACCTCGAGCATCGAGATCATGTCGTCGGCGGTGAGGCGCTTCACGTCTTTGGAGATTTGGAGCGCCTGGTAGATGGGCACCGTGCCGATGGGCACGGGCGAGGCGCCGATGATGGCGCGGCGAATGCCGTCGATGTCGCCGCCGGTGGAGAGGTCCATCACCGTATCGGCGCCGTGTTTCAGGCAGACAGAGAGCTTGCTCAGCTCTTTGTCGACGTTGCTCACCACGGCGCTGGAACCGATGTTCGCGTTGACCTTGCAGCTCAACGCGATGCCGATGCCCATCGGCTCGAGGTTCGGATGGTTGATGTTCGCCGGGATGATCAGCCGGCCGCGCGCCAATTCGCTCCGTACCAGCTCGGGTTCGACTTTCTCGCGCTGCGCGACGTACGTCATCTCCTCCGTGATGACGCCCTTACGAGCGTAATACATCTGCGTGGGGGTCGAGTCTCCGCGGCGCTTGGCTATCCACTCGGTTCGCATGGTACCGAGTCTTAGCAGCTCCGTGAGTGGTACCCAACAGGGACCTATCTTGTCCGACGCGACGCAACACCGCATATTCGCAGACCCAAGGAGAGCCCCACCATGCCCCATGCGATCGTCATCCATGAAACCGGCGGCCCTGAGAAACTGCGCTGGGAAGAAGCCAATGTGCCCGCTCCCGGGCCCGGCCAAGTGCGGATTCGGCACACGGCCATCGGACTCAACTTCATCGATGTTTACCACCGCATTGGGCTCTACAAGGTGCCGCTGCCGACGGGCCTCGGGCAGGAAGCCGCCGGCGTGGTCGAGGAGCTGGGATCCGGAGTGACGGGTCTCGCAAAGGGCGATCGCGTGGTTTATACCGGTCTCATGGGCGCCTATTCGGAACAGCGCCTCGCGCCAGCCGACCGCCTGGTGAAACTGCCCGCGGACATCGACGATGCGACCGCCGCCGCGGTGTTCCTCAAGGGCCTCACGGTCGATGTGTTGGTCCGGCGCGTGTTCCCGCTTCGTGCGGGCCACACGGTGTTGCTCCATGCGGCGGCGGGTGGCGTGGGCAGCATCCTCGTGCCGTGGGCAAAGTCGCTCGGCGCCACGGTGATTGCGACGGTCGGCTCGCGCGAGAAGGCCGCCCTTCCCAAGGCGGCGGGCGCCGACCACGTCATCGTGACCGGCGAGGAAAATTTCGTTGCACGCGTGAAAGAGATCACCGCGGGCCGCGGGGTCGACGTGGCCTACGACTCGGTGGGCAAGGACACGGTCCCGGGCTCCCTCGACTCCCTCGTTTCGCGCGGCTGGCTGGTCGCCTTCGGCCAATCCTCGGGCAGCCCGGCGCCCATCGAGCTCGCGTCCCTGGGCGGAGCGCGCTCCCTCTTCGTCACGCGCCCCTCGCTCTTCGCGTACATCCCCACGCGCCCCGAGCTCGAAGAAAGCGCCGCCCACCTCTTCGAGAAGCTGCAAAAAGGCACGGTGAAAATCGCCCCTCCGCGCAAGTTCGCCTTGAAAGACGCCGCCGAGGCCCACCGCGCCCTGGAAGCGCGCCAGACCACCGGCTCCGTCGTTTTCACGCCCTAGAGGCCCATTTCGCGCTGCGGCCCGCCCCAAAGCGGGCCGGCAAGGCCGGAGGGGGGACCATGGATTCGCGATTCGCGAATGCCGCAATACCCCCCTTCACCCCTGAGGCCGAGTGTCCGCCCGTGGCACTAATTCGACGGCGTGTAGCGGTACATCAAGATGCGGCCGAGGAACATCTCCTCACGGAAAATGACATGTTCTCCCGTGGGGAGTTGCAGGGCGGTCATGCCTGCAAACCCATCGACATACCCCGCGACCTGCGCCACCTCCGGTCCCGCGTACAGGGATCCCGCGGGATCACCCGATTCCGTATCGAACGTGCGCACACGACCCGGCTGAAAAAGGTCATTGCCTTGATCGGCGACGTAAACGCGGTGGCCGACGACGGCCATGGCCTCGGGGGTGCAAAAGTCGATTTTGCGATCGTTGCTGAGGCAGGGCACGTAGAGGGGCCGAATTTCCTTGTTCCACTTCTTTATGCCGCCTGGCGTATGCGTGAAGCTATCGTACCGAGCCAGCGACCACGTCGATGACACGCTCCCGTCGATCGGATTGCCGCCAAGCACGTAAAGCGTGTCGGTCGCGGCGATGTATTTGATCCTCGCGATCGTTTTCATTCGCAAGTTGGAATTCAACGGAAACTGCTCCGGCACGGTGGCGCACGCCGTGGAACCCGCATCACCCGCACAGCTTTCGAGGTAAATGGGATTGTACCCCTCGAACCGTTTGATGGGGTAATGCAGAACGTGAGTGGTATTGGCGCTCCAGATGCCCCCCGCTTCGTCGATATCATGTGCAAGCGCAATGTAAGGTGTCATCACGTCTTCGAGCTCGCCGGGATCGATCGTGCAGTTGGCATTCTGATCCACCCATTGCCGACGCTTGCCTGAGGCCTGCGGCTCATTCGGCAATTCCGTGGCGCCCTCGGAGAATACGACGGATGGACGCGCGATCGCGTCATCGTCATCGAACCGATAGATTCCCAAGGCATTGGCTGCCGAGCCCCAGTTTTGCACGTAGAGATACTTCCCTTGCGCGACCCCGCGGTCATCTTTCAGGTGGCGGAGCGCCACGGCTTGGGACTGATGGAAATTGCCCGTTGTCGGATGCGGATTCCGCGCGTCATGCGGGCATCCTTTGCGGTCCACGGTCACGGAGGTGCGGTTGGGAGACCATTCCGTCCCCGGCCCCTGCTGCGAATAGTCGAGCGTGTACTTCCGTGTTGCCGAATAAACCTTGGTAGCATCGAGAGGATCCGCCACCACGATATCCTGGTAGTTGTATTTGACGGCTTTGGCCTGCAGTTGCTTCTGCGGCGAGAATCGGCGTAGGTCCGTGGTTCCCCCCACGCTTCGCGTGTAGCCGTTGCTTGCAACGTAGACATTGCCCTCGTCGTCGGCGCCCACCCCCGTCAGGTTGTCGAAACGGTCGTCGGCGTATTGCCCTTTCGCGGCGGCCACTCCACCCGGCTGCCCGAGCCGGCCGGCCTCGGCATACTTGTTTTGGCCGTTGCGTTGGTAGATGCGAATTTGCTGAATCGCCGCGGCGTTGTCGGCAATGTAAATCTTGTCCTGGCTGACGGCGATGGCCACGGGATCTACCAAGTCCGTAATGGTGTCGCCGGGTGATAACGTGCCCGAAGTGCCGATTTTCCATTCTTGGACGACGCGTTTGCCCCCGCCGTCTTCGATGGCGAACAAGCTGTTCGTCGAGGCCCGAAAGGCCAATGCGCCGGGATTGGTGACCGCATTGCTGGCCACTTGGGTCATGCCCTCGCGTTCGTAAACTCGAATCTCCTTCTTGTCCGGCAGGCTCACGAAAACGAAATGCGGCGGGTTCGCACCTGCGGGGTAGCCGACGGCCAGCCCCGCCGGAGTGGCGCCCAAGTTCCGCCCGGCCGTGAGCGACGAGCGCACGGAATCGCCGCCCGGGAAGGGCGACATCCGGATCCAATCGTAAAGCGGTTCGAGGTCGGTCGGATTGAATCGGACGAGAACACGACGCAGCTTCGGCCCGCCGTCGGGCCAATCACCGTCTTTGAACATGGCGTCCGCGTACAGGTACTTTTCGTCGCCCGTAATCGCTCGTCCGTCGCCGCCCTGTGCATAGGCTTCCAGCGCGCTGGCAACGGGTCGAATGGATCCTTTGTCCGTGCCGATGGGCGTGTCGCTGTAATCGTAAACGCCGAGGGTGCGCGAGGATTCGACCGGATGCAGCGTGTTGGCGTAAATCCTGCCGGACGGATTGACCCAGATGGCGTCTAGACGCGGTTGAATCCAGCGTCGCTTCTGCTTTTCCATACCGTCGCTCTCTCGGGTGGCGAGATCGAGCGGCTTTGACGGGTCGCGGGCCTTGGCATCGTCGGGCAAAAGCCATTCGCCGAGCCAGGAGGTCCTGTAGGTCAATATCGGTTCGCCCGCGTCCCCTGCGTCACCCGCGTCGCTTGTGCCGGTGGGCGGTGGTTGAGCCGTGGACGGTGGATCCTCGTCGCCGCTGCACGCACCGAGTTGGCTCGTGATTCCGAGGGCCAACAGCAGAGCCATGAGCGAGGAAAGGCCCTTCCAGTTCTTCCGGAGGATGGGTCGCATGATAGGAAAAACATCGGCCGCGCTATCCGGAACGTTGCTGACGGGAAGCCGCAGATGCTGCGACTCGAAGGCGACGTTTCCAGCGAGGGCGACTATCACTTCGGCCGGAAATATCCACGTCAGACGATGGCACCGTCGTGAGCCCGGTCCCTGCATTGCACGATGACAGGGGGTTCGAGAGCCATCATGGGTACCAAGATTCGTAGGGTCGCAATGTCCGCCACGTTGCCAACTTTGGCCGGACTAGCATTGACGGCGCTCTTCGCCGCAGCATGCGGCTCGGGCGGATCGACAACAGGGAACGGAGCGGACGATCAGGACGATCCGAACATCAACGCCGGCCCGGGGGAGGTCGGTGTCTGCACGCCGCTGGCGGTGGTGAAGAGCGGCTCGATCGAGCCCGCGTGCACCGCGGCTCCGTACGCAGGACGCGCACGCGTGGTGCAGGCTACCGTGCTCGACTCCGTTTCGACGTCGCTCATCGACACGGGCGAGTTGCCCGGCGAGGGCGGATCGCTCGGCGCAAAGGTCCTCTCCGTGTCGGTGCCCGACTTGCTGTCGGCCGACGTGGCTACGGCGAACATCGAGGGCGAAAACGGCACGACCACGGCCGACGCCAACGTGACCAAGCTGAATGCGACGGTGCTGGGCATCGGCATCTCGGCCGACGTCGCCCAGGCCAGCGCCACCGCGAAGTGCGCAGGTGCCGGGGTCGAGTCGTCGGGCAGCGGGCTGGTGACCAACCTCAAAGTTGCCGGGCTCAAGGTCGACGTGACCAACGAACCCAATCAGGTCTTCGAGGTCCGCGGGCTTTTGCGCATCGTCCTCAACGAGCAAATCAAGTGGGACGACGGCATGCGCGTGCGCGCGATCCACATCACCGCCCTGCCGACGGTGCAAGGCGGGGTCGACGTCGTTCTGTCCTCGGCCGATGCGCGCGTTGACTGCACCAGCGCACCGCCCTGCGGAGGCTCGAGCGGAGGAACCGGCGGATCCGGAGGCGGAAGCGGTGGTTCCGGTGGCGGATCCGGCGCCGGTGGCGGGGGTGGATCCGGCGAACCAGGTGCGGGCGGTGGGAACAACCCCGGCGGCCGTCCTGACTTCCCGATTGGCGGGGGCAAGACCGGCGAAGCTTGCGACGCGTCCCACGCCTGCGCCGACGGCTACAGCTGCAAGAAGTAGCCTCTCGCCCGTCCAACGAGGCCTACGCGGCCTGGTAGACGGAGGAGCTCTCGAACTCGCGCTTCCACCGCTCGATCGCGGCCGAACAGTCGAGATCGCGCGGGTGGAACGAGGGTTTGTAATAGAGGAAGTACAGCGGCAGGATCTTGCGCAGGGTGCCCGGGTTGCCGAAGAGGGCCCAGCCGAGCTTGGCCCATTCGCGGACCGAATACAGCGTGTCGTCGGACTTCATCATGTGGGCCTGGTGCTCGAAGACCCTGGTCCAGAAAACGATGCTGGCGAAGAGCATCACGGCCACGCGCTCACCGTAATAGCCG
It includes:
- the thiC gene encoding phosphomethylpyrimidine synthase ThiC, with amino-acid sequence MRTEWIAKRRGDSTPTQMYYARKGVITEEMTYVAQREKVEPELVRSELARGRLIIPANINHPNLEPMGIGIALSCKVNANIGSSAVVSNVDKELSKLSVCLKHGADTVMDLSTGGDIDGIRRAIIGASPVPIGTVPIYQALQISKDVKRLTADDMISMLEVQAQQGVDYFTIHAGVLAQYLELVRNRITGIVSRGGSIMAQWMLEHHKQNPFYTHWDKVLEICRKYDVTISAGDGLRPGCLADASDAAQFAELKTLGELTQRAWEKDVQVMIEGPGHVPFDQIEMNVKKEMELCHEAPFYVLGPLVTDIAPGYDHITSCIGATMAGTAGAAMLCYVTPKEHLGLPDEEDVKQGLIAYKIAAHAADIARHRPGARDRDDALSRARYAFDWKEQFRLSIDPEHAQALHDETLPDEYFKSAEFCSMCGPKFCSMHINRAVEEFNKRLDEDRKAGRRTLELFTA
- a CDS encoding response regulator, with translation MLVADDSPVVRAALRKALAAAGFAALEAGSVEEACTVDASRLFAAVLDLDLGDGTGLDVAKALSAVRPSLPYVFFSSGDDPLLTAAARSQAHVFIKPRELDRVVAWLQAL
- a CDS encoding quinone oxidoreductase, whose amino-acid sequence is MPHAIVIHETGGPEKLRWEEANVPAPGPGQVRIRHTAIGLNFIDVYHRIGLYKVPLPTGLGQEAAGVVEELGSGVTGLAKGDRVVYTGLMGAYSEQRLAPADRLVKLPADIDDATAAAVFLKGLTVDVLVRRVFPLRAGHTVLLHAAAGGVGSILVPWAKSLGATVIATVGSREKAALPKAAGADHVIVTGEENFVARVKEITAGRGVDVAYDSVGKDTVPGSLDSLVSRGWLVAFGQSSGSPAPIELASLGGARSLFVTRPSLFAYIPTRPELEESAAHLFEKLQKGTVKIAPPRKFALKDAAEAHRALEARQTTGSVVFTP